A genome region from Pleurocapsa minor HA4230-MV1 includes the following:
- the gpmI gene encoding 2,3-bisphosphoglycerate-independent phosphoglycerate mutase, whose translation MVQLPVSPVVLAILDGWGHRESTEANAIATAKTPIFSSLQYAYPHTLINTSGKAVGLPDGQMGNSEVGHLNLGAGRVVPQELVRISDAVEDGSLLDNQVLIDACTKVNATGGKLHLLGLCSEGGVHSHLKHLTGLLNLAKANDVQDVCIHAITDGRDTYTTEGIKALSKIQEAIDRVGVGRIVTISGRYYAMDRDRRWDRIQLAYNVMTRNEKIDSRSATEVLESFYSSDITDEFIIPTRIATGAVEPGDAVIFFNFRPDRSRQLTYAFVNSNFDGFERHKIDRLHFVTFTQYDPNAPVEVVFKPQNLTNILGEVIANQGLRQFRTAETEKYPHVTYFFNGGLELPFEGEDQKLIQSPMVATYDRAPEMSAQAVTDEVCKAVKQGVYTLIVVNYANPDMVGHTGNLDAAVKAIETVDRCLGRVIETVNQAGGTLLITADHGNAEYMRDQDGNPWTAHTTNPVPFILVEGEARKIIGHGADVPLRENGCLADVAPTILEILQIPQPEEMTGKSLIEPAIYEAKPNRTPIKISR comes from the coding sequence ATGGTTCAACTACCTGTATCTCCAGTGGTGTTAGCTATCTTAGATGGTTGGGGTCATCGCGAATCAACAGAAGCCAATGCTATTGCAACAGCTAAAACTCCAATATTTAGTAGCTTACAGTACGCATATCCTCATACGTTAATTAATACCTCGGGCAAGGCAGTAGGATTACCCGATGGTCAGATGGGGAATTCGGAAGTTGGACATTTGAACTTGGGCGCGGGAAGAGTAGTTCCGCAAGAATTAGTCAGAATTTCTGATGCGGTTGAAGATGGCTCTTTGCTCGACAATCAAGTATTAATTGATGCCTGCACCAAGGTTAACGCTACGGGGGGCAAGCTACACCTATTGGGACTTTGTTCTGAAGGAGGAGTGCATTCTCACCTCAAACACTTAACTGGCTTACTGAATTTAGCTAAGGCTAATGATGTTCAAGATGTTTGTATTCATGCAATTACTGATGGACGAGATACTTACACTACAGAAGGTATCAAGGCACTAAGTAAGATACAAGAGGCAATCGATCGAGTTGGCGTTGGTCGGATTGTGACCATTAGTGGTCGTTATTACGCCATGGATCGCGATCGCCGTTGGGATCGAATCCAGTTAGCCTACAACGTCATGACTCGCAATGAAAAGATTGATTCTCGTTCCGCCACCGAAGTTTTAGAAAGCTTTTATAGTTCAGATATTACCGACGAATTTATTATCCCCACGAGAATCGCCACAGGGGCTGTGGAACCTGGTGATGCAGTTATTTTCTTTAACTTCCGTCCCGACCGCTCAAGACAGCTAACCTATGCCTTTGTTAATAGTAATTTTGATGGGTTTGAACGCCACAAAATTGATCGGCTACATTTTGTTACCTTTACTCAATACGATCCTAATGCACCTGTCGAGGTAGTTTTCAAACCCCAAAATTTAACTAATATTTTGGGAGAAGTAATCGCTAACCAAGGTTTGCGCCAGTTCCGTACCGCCGAAACCGAAAAATATCCCCATGTTACCTATTTTTTCAACGGTGGTTTAGAATTGCCCTTTGAAGGGGAAGACCAAAAGTTGATTCAAAGCCCGATGGTGGCGACCTACGATCGCGCGCCCGAAATGTCTGCTCAAGCGGTAACTGACGAGGTTTGCAAGGCTGTCAAACAAGGAGTTTATACTCTAATTGTAGTTAACTATGCTAACCCTGATATGGTTGGGCATACGGGAAATTTAGATGCAGCAGTTAAGGCGATCGAAACTGTAGATCGCTGTTTGGGTAGAGTGATTGAAACTGTTAACCAAGCAGGCGGTACTTTACTGATTACAGCAGATCATGGGAATGCTGAGTATATGCGGGATCAAGATGGAAATCCTTGGACAGCCCACACAACTAACCCAGTTCCTTTTATCCTAGTTGAAGGAGAAGCCAGAAAAATTATTGGACATGGCGCAGATGTTCCTCTAAGAGAAAATGGCTGTTTGGCGGATGTTGCCCCCACTATCTTAGAAATATTGCAAATCCCTCAACCAGAGGAAATGACTGGAAAGTCTTTGATTGAGCCAGCAATTTATGAAGCCAAACCAAATCGGACGCCAATTAAAATCTCCAGGTGA
- a CDS encoding DUF393 domain-containing protein → MTAVATKSSDCPSVKPTWKIKLLYDGECPLCVREVNFLTKKDAGRGIVKFVDISSLDYDPQDNAGIDFATAMGVIHAVLPNGTIVKNVEVFRQVYEQLGMGWVYAITKIKIIGAIADWLYKIWADWRLKITGRPEIDKIIAAREQKLNNVNNVNSIRCKLN, encoded by the coding sequence ATGACTGCTGTTGCCACTAAATCTAGCGATTGTCCATCAGTAAAACCGACTTGGAAAATTAAACTTCTATACGATGGAGAATGCCCTCTGTGTGTGCGGGAAGTCAACTTTCTCACCAAAAAAGATGCAGGCAGGGGAATTGTGAAATTTGTCGATATCTCCAGTCTCGATTATGACCCGCAAGATAATGCTGGAATTGACTTTGCTACGGCAATGGGAGTAATTCATGCAGTGTTACCCAACGGCACAATCGTTAAGAATGTCGAGGTTTTCAGACAAGTTTATGAACAGCTGGGGATGGGTTGGGTCTATGCTATAACCAAGATAAAAATTATTGGGGCGATCGCTGATTGGCTCTATAAAATTTGGGCAGACTGGCGTTTAAAAATCACGGGAAGACCAGAGATAGACAAGATTATTGCTGCAAGAGAACAAAAGCTTAATAATGTCAACAATGTCAACTCAATCAGATGTAAATTAAATTAA
- a CDS encoding fatty acid desaturase: MSIDSQWHIQRSQDILRQYPAIKEYFGNYPLSILPIALLVAGQWSIALLVRDLPWFAVGAIAFLVGQFILHSLGIFVHEAAHNLIFKSQLGSRFALWLIVCGSLSFGESLTYIGVHGKTHHLQLNDYQYDHELWDRNRAEFATNHLSWRILESLLHLLPGGLIVSELIISSLVKVDLRQVKSATIDPKFNLLLIVTSILLYALAYLAIAPQAALYLFWSLTIMASNWGITFRGQSIAEHHIYHQGKTYSTYSWTNIPFFNTGYHDEHHTFPQVPWIHLPKIKRLAPEYFTNDNPYSYLQWWWRWAKSIFAPAGYNRYIYRKLGSRK, translated from the coding sequence ATGTCAATCGATAGCCAGTGGCATATTCAACGAAGTCAAGATATATTACGCCAGTATCCTGCAATTAAAGAATACTTTGGCAACTATCCTCTATCGATCTTGCCGATTGCTTTGTTAGTTGCTGGGCAATGGTCGATCGCTTTGTTAGTTAGAGATTTGCCTTGGTTTGCTGTCGGCGCGATCGCTTTTTTGGTCGGGCAGTTTATTCTTCATTCTTTGGGAATTTTTGTTCACGAAGCTGCCCATAATTTAATTTTTAAATCTCAGCTGGGTTCTCGGTTTGCCCTCTGGTTAATCGTTTGTGGCTCTCTTTCTTTTGGGGAATCTCTAACCTACATTGGGGTACATGGTAAAACCCATCATCTTCAACTCAATGATTATCAATACGATCATGAGCTATGGGATCGTAATCGTGCCGAATTTGCTACTAATCATCTCTCTTGGCGCATTTTAGAAAGTCTGCTGCATCTTCTACCTGGAGGCTTAATTGTTAGCGAGCTAATCATCTCTAGTTTGGTTAAGGTTGATCTGCGTCAGGTAAAGTCGGCAACCATTGACCCAAAATTCAATCTGCTACTAATTGTCACCAGTATACTGCTCTACGCTCTTGCCTATTTAGCGATCGCACCGCAAGCTGCACTTTATCTTTTCTGGAGTTTGACAATAATGGCAAGCAATTGGGGGATAACTTTTCGTGGGCAATCAATTGCCGAACATCATATCTATCACCAAGGAAAAACCTACTCTACCTACAGCTGGACTAATATTCCTTTTTTTAATACTGGCTACCACGACGAACACCATACCTTTCCCCAAGTGCCGTGGATCCATCTACCTAAAATCAAACGTCTTGCTCCTGAATATTTTACTAACGACAATCCCTATTCTTACTTGCAGTGGTGGTGGCGTTGGGCAAAATCCATCTTTGCTCCTGCTGGATATAACCGCTATATATATAGGAAATTAGGAAGTAGGAAGTAG
- a CDS encoding S1 RNA-binding domain-containing protein — translation MADFENALQEYDYEFTRGQKIQGTVVEITSEGAYVDIGGKSPAFVPTNEAALGFVNNLAAILPIGETKEFLIIREQDDDGQVTLSLRQLALDEAWADIKEMAETGKSTQIRVTGVNKGGVMGEVAGLKAFIPRSHLQQRDSLDSLVGQLLTATFLEVNQENRKLVLSQRDAMRAVAMNSIEEGVLMPGKIVNIKPYGVFVDLDGATGLLHVKEISGARVESLNNLFEVGQKIKVVIKQIDEHQNRMSLSIKALESYPGENLEKLEEVMANAESRWEQAQRPSADVSSPPEEVGEIGK, via the coding sequence ATGGCAGATTTTGAGAATGCGCTTCAGGAATATGATTATGAGTTTACGAGAGGACAGAAAATACAGGGAACGGTAGTAGAAATTACCTCTGAAGGAGCATATGTTGACATTGGTGGTAAATCTCCTGCTTTTGTCCCTACTAACGAAGCAGCTTTGGGTTTTGTGAATAATTTAGCCGCAATTTTGCCTATCGGTGAAACTAAAGAATTTTTAATCATTCGCGAACAAGATGATGATGGACAGGTAACTCTTTCTCTGCGTCAACTGGCATTAGATGAAGCTTGGGCTGATATTAAGGAAATGGCAGAAACAGGCAAATCCACTCAGATACGGGTGACGGGAGTTAACAAAGGCGGAGTAATGGGTGAAGTTGCGGGCTTAAAAGCTTTTATCCCGCGATCGCATTTGCAACAGCGCGACAGTCTAGATTCTTTAGTTGGGCAGCTTTTGACCGCTACTTTTTTGGAAGTTAACCAAGAAAATCGCAAGTTAGTTCTCTCTCAACGGGATGCTATGCGCGCAGTGGCGATGAATAGCATTGAAGAAGGTGTCTTGATGCCAGGGAAAATTGTCAATATTAAACCCTATGGTGTGTTTGTCGATCTCGATGGCGCTACAGGTTTGCTCCACGTTAAGGAAATTAGCGGTGCTAGGGTTGAATCTCTCAATAATCTCTTTGAAGTTGGGCAAAAGATCAAAGTTGTGATTAAGCAAATTGACGAGCATCAAAACCGTATGTCTTTATCGATTAAAGCTTTAGAATCATATCCTGGGGAAAATCTCGAAAAGTTAGAGGAAGTGATGGCAAATGCTGAGTCCAGATGGGAGCAAGCACAGCGCCCTAGTGCTGATGTGTCTTCACCCCCTGAGGAAGTAGGGGAGATAGGGAAGTAG
- a CDS encoding dienelactone hydrolase family protein, translating to MPETAGIYPGVIVIQEIFGVNKHIQEVTEKLASEGYLAIAPAIYQRQAPGFAVGYSDDEVKQGREYKMQTQAKELLIDIQACIAYLYSQPQVKQSGVGAIGFCFGGHVAYLAATLADVTAIASFYGAQIATWCPGEDEPTINRTKDIKGTIYAFFGTEDPLIPNEQTEQIEQALIQAQIEHQVFRYQGATHGFMCDYRPQSYNSDAAQDAWKKVLDLFSQKL from the coding sequence ATGCCCGAAACGGCGGGGATTTATCCAGGGGTAATTGTTATTCAAGAGATCTTTGGGGTAAATAAACATATTCAAGAAGTCACTGAGAAATTAGCTAGTGAAGGTTATCTTGCGATCGCTCCTGCAATTTATCAGCGTCAAGCACCTGGATTTGCCGTGGGTTATTCTGATGATGAGGTGAAACAAGGCAGGGAATATAAGATGCAAACTCAGGCTAAGGAGTTACTTATCGATATTCAAGCTTGTATCGCCTATCTTTATAGTCAACCGCAGGTTAAACAGTCGGGAGTTGGCGCAATTGGCTTTTGCTTTGGGGGTCATGTGGCATATTTAGCAGCTACCCTGGCAGATGTTACGGCGATCGCCTCTTTTTATGGCGCGCAAATTGCTACTTGGTGTCCTGGCGAAGATGAACCAACGATTAACCGTACCAAAGATATTAAAGGGACAATTTATGCTTTTTTTGGCACAGAAGATCCGTTGATCCCCAATGAGCAAACTGAGCAGATCGAACAAGCATTGATTCAAGCGCAGATCGAGCATCAAGTGTTCCGTTATCAAGGGGCAACTCACGGATTTATGTGCGATTATCGTCCTCAAAGTTATAATTCTGATGCGGCTCAAGATGCCTGGAAAAAAGTGCTAGACTTGTTTAGCCAAAAGTTGTGA
- the hisB gene encoding imidazoleglycerol-phosphate dehydratase HisB, with amino-acid sequence MQISDREAYLEDNRQTLKNNQHNALEQINARTAAVSRTTGETDVQVAINIDGTGQCQADTGIPFLDHMLHQISSHGMFDLQVKATGDIEIDDHHTNEDVGITLGMALAQALGDRQGIVRFGHFSAPLDEALVQVTLDFSGRPHLSYGLEIPTQRVGTYDTQLVREFFVAVINHAQMTLHIRQLDGINSHHIIEATFKAFARAMRMATEIDPRRAGNIPSSKGVL; translated from the coding sequence ATGCAAATTAGCGATCGCGAAGCGTATCTGGAAGATAATCGCCAAACTCTCAAGAACAATCAGCATAATGCTTTAGAGCAAATAAATGCCAGAACTGCTGCTGTCAGCCGTACTACAGGAGAAACAGACGTACAGGTCGCCATAAATATCGATGGAACTGGTCAATGTCAGGCGGATACAGGGATTCCTTTTCTCGACCATATGCTGCACCAAATTTCCTCTCATGGCATGTTTGACCTTCAGGTCAAAGCTACTGGCGATATCGAGATCGACGATCACCACACCAACGAGGATGTAGGAATTACTTTAGGTATGGCGTTAGCTCAAGCTTTAGGAGATCGCCAAGGGATTGTGCGTTTTGGTCATTTTAGCGCGCCTCTAGATGAGGCTCTGGTTCAGGTAACCTTAGACTTTTCTGGTAGACCTCATCTTAGTTATGGCTTAGAAATTCCCACTCAAAGAGTTGGTACTTATGATACTCAACTAGTTAGAGAGTTTTTTGTCGCCGTAATTAATCATGCTCAAATGACCTTACATATTCGTCAGTTAGATGGAATTAATTCTCACCATATTATTGAGGCAACTTTTAAAGCTTTTGCTCGCGCCATGCGTATGGCAACGGAAATAGACCCCCGTCGTGCTGGCAATATTCCCAGTTCTAAAGGAGTCCTTTAG
- the fabI gene encoding enoyl-ACP reductase FabI produces the protein MLDLTGKNALVTGIANNRSIAWGIAQQLHKAGANIGVNYLPDERGRFEKKVRELVEPLNPSIVVPCDVQNDELMDSMFDTIKEKWGKLDILVHCLAFAEREDLTGDFSATSRAGFAKALDISSFSLNCLAVRAKPLMTEGGAIVTLSYLGGVKVIPNYNVMGVAKSALEMSVRYLAAELGQDNIRVNAISAGPIRTLASSAVGGILDMIRHVEATAPLRRTVTQTEVGNTAAFLCSDLASGITGQVIYVDSGYEIMGM, from the coding sequence GTGCTAGATTTAACTGGAAAAAATGCTTTGGTTACAGGAATAGCCAATAATCGTTCGATCGCCTGGGGAATTGCCCAGCAGCTACACAAAGCTGGAGCAAATATTGGGGTTAATTATCTTCCTGATGAGCGAGGACGTTTTGAAAAAAAGGTGAGAGAGTTGGTTGAACCTCTCAATCCTAGTATTGTTGTTCCCTGTGATGTTCAAAACGATGAACTGATGGATTCCATGTTTGACACCATCAAAGAGAAGTGGGGCAAATTAGATATCTTAGTTCACTGTCTAGCATTTGCCGAACGGGAAGATTTAACTGGCGATTTCTCTGCCACCTCTAGAGCAGGTTTTGCCAAAGCTTTAGATATCAGTAGTTTTTCCCTTAACTGTCTTGCTGTGAGGGCTAAACCTCTAATGACGGAAGGAGGCGCGATCGTTACCCTATCTTATTTAGGAGGGGTCAAAGTGATTCCGAACTACAATGTAATGGGAGTCGCAAAATCAGCTTTAGAAATGAGTGTACGTTATTTAGCTGCTGAGTTAGGTCAAGACAATATTCGAGTTAATGCTATCTCGGCTGGGCCAATTCGCACTTTAGCTTCTTCGGCGGTAGGCGGCATTCTCGATATGATCCGTCATGTTGAAGCGACTGCTCCTTTACGCCGTACCGTAACTCAAACAGAAGTTGGCAACACCGCAGCCTTTTTGTGTAGCGATCTTGCTAGCGGTATTACGGGACAAGTGATCTATGTTGATTCTGGATATGAGATCATGGGGATGTAG
- the ntcA gene encoding global nitrogen regulator NtcA translates to MELPLTQNQPLASVFRKLGRGSFPPIVESFERGKTIFFPGDPAERVYFLLKGAVKLSRVYEAGEEITVALLRENTVFGVLSLITGQKSDRFYHAVAFTPVELLSAPIEQVEKALQENPELSMLMLRGLSSRILQTEMMIETLAHRDMGSRLVSFLLILCRDFGTPTTEGIKIDLKLSHQAIAEAIGSTRVTVTRLLGDLREKELVSIHKKKITVHNPVALSQQFA, encoded by the coding sequence ATGGAACTACCATTGACACAAAATCAACCTCTAGCATCCGTCTTTCGCAAACTTGGTCGTGGTTCTTTTCCTCCCATTGTGGAGAGTTTTGAGCGGGGCAAAACTATCTTCTTTCCTGGAGATCCAGCCGAAAGAGTTTATTTTCTGTTGAAAGGAGCAGTTAAGCTGTCTCGTGTTTATGAAGCAGGAGAAGAAATTACCGTAGCTTTGCTCAGAGAAAATACCGTATTTGGGGTGCTTTCTTTAATTACTGGTCAAAAAAGCGATCGCTTTTATCATGCGGTAGCCTTTACTCCTGTAGAACTCTTATCAGCACCGATTGAACAGGTGGAAAAAGCTCTACAAGAAAATCCTGAGTTGTCCATGCTAATGCTACGGGGATTATCTTCCCGCATTTTGCAAACAGAAATGATGATTGAAACCCTCGCTCATCGAGATATGGGTTCTCGTTTAGTTAGTTTCTTATTGATTCTGTGTCGTGATTTTGGCACACCAACGACCGAAGGAATTAAGATCGATCTCAAGTTATCTCATCAGGCGATCGCTGAAGCTATTGGCTCGACTAGAGTTACTGTCACCAGACTATTAGGAGATCTGCGGGAAAAAGAATTAGTCTCAATTCATAAAAAGAAAATCACCGTACATAATCCTGTAGCTTTAAGTCAACAATTTGCTTAA
- a CDS encoding DUF3084 domain-containing protein produces MTSGYILIAAIFLLGGIVAVFGDRVGTKIGKARLRLFNLRPRQTAMIITWITGMSISALTLGILFGLSGSLRRGIFELDDILKEKRQTEAELATAQQEQRQVQKQLFKVKQQQTQAVVNLNTTNQNFARSKQQVKKISAQAKKLQQELDSLLSERAKRQEQLDQLQQQSQELQTQLQQREQKISHQDQILSEKEVQLQDLEQQQQLLQTQVQQRDRSIVELDRAIATAELGLKLRTKRLEQLESQLAILSNDVAALEKSYFELREKKIAVVKNQVLSSAVVRIIDPNAAKSAINSLLRQANTNAVQATQFSGAKSEQEIVKITRSQVEQLESQIQDGRDYVIRIISAGNYVQGEKEVRVFADVALNQQIFKAGAEIATVSIDSQNVTRQEVQERLNWLLAVSKFRAQRAGTLGEIEIGDDQIENLVDFIDQLTQSPEPVREIRAIVAENTYTAGPLKIDFVVMRNGKIIYST; encoded by the coding sequence ATGACCAGCGGTTATATTCTGATTGCAGCAATTTTTCTTCTAGGCGGTATTGTTGCAGTATTTGGCGATCGCGTTGGCACTAAAATAGGTAAAGCCAGACTCAGATTATTTAATCTGCGTCCTCGCCAAACAGCCATGATTATCACCTGGATTACAGGGATGTCAATTTCAGCTCTTACTTTAGGAATTCTGTTTGGTTTAAGTGGCTCTTTGAGAAGAGGTATCTTTGAGCTTGACGATATTCTCAAGGAGAAAAGACAAACTGAGGCGGAATTAGCCACGGCACAACAGGAACAACGACAGGTACAAAAACAGCTATTTAAAGTTAAACAACAACAAACTCAAGCAGTAGTTAATCTAAATACTACCAATCAAAATTTCGCGCGCTCAAAACAGCAGGTCAAAAAAATTTCGGCTCAAGCCAAAAAACTCCAACAGGAGTTAGACAGTTTGTTGAGCGAACGTGCAAAACGGCAGGAACAACTAGACCAACTACAGCAGCAAAGCCAGGAATTACAAACCCAGCTACAGCAGCGGGAGCAGAAAATTAGCCACCAAGATCAGATTCTCTCGGAAAAAGAAGTTCAGCTTCAAGATTTGGAACAGCAACAGCAATTACTGCAAACCCAAGTACAACAAAGAGATCGCTCCATTGTGGAATTAGATCGAGCGATCGCCACAGCCGAACTCGGTTTAAAACTTAGAACCAAAAGACTCGAACAGTTGGAATCTCAATTAGCCATATTATCAAACGATGTGGCAGCTTTAGAAAAGTCTTATTTTGAATTGAGAGAGAAAAAAATTGCCGTAGTAAAGAACCAAGTACTATCTTCAGCAGTAGTCAGAATTATCGATCCTAATGCCGCCAAATCGGCGATCAATAGTTTATTGAGACAGGCAAACACCAACGCCGTTCAAGCAACTCAGTTTAGTGGAGCAAAATCCGAACAAGAAATCGTCAAAATCACTAGATCACAGGTAGAACAGCTCGAATCACAGATCCAAGATGGTCGAGACTATGTGATTAGAATTATTTCAGCAGGTAATTATGTTCAAGGAGAAAAAGAAGTTAGGGTATTTGCTGATGTAGCTCTCAATCAACAAATATTTAAAGCAGGGGCAGAAATTGCTACCGTGTCGATAGACTCTCAAAATGTTACTCGTCAAGAAGTGCAGGAAAGATTAAATTGGCTTTTGGCGGTGTCCAAATTTCGCGCTCAACGAGCAGGAACATTAGGCGAAATTGAAATAGGCGATGATCAGATCGAAAATCTAGTTGATTTTATCGATCAACTTACTCAATCTCCCGAACCTGTTAGAGAAATTAGAGCTATAGTTGCCGAAAATACCTATACTGCTGGGCCATTAAAAATTGATTTTGTGGTGATGCGCAATGGCAAAATTATTTATAGCACTTGA
- a CDS encoding pre-16S rRNA-processing nuclease YqgF → MLGLDPGRDKCGIAVINSQQAVIYHQVIDSVKAIATIKQLAQKYAIDLIVMGDGTTSKAWQQQLESNLLNLSVITVNETNSTLEARDRYWIMYPPQGLQRLIPQGLRTPPRPVDDLVAIILIERYLESVISNQ, encoded by the coding sequence ATACTTGGTTTAGATCCTGGTCGGGATAAATGTGGCATAGCTGTAATAAATAGTCAGCAGGCAGTAATTTACCATCAGGTGATTGATTCAGTTAAAGCGATCGCGACGATTAAACAGCTAGCCCAAAAGTACGCCATCGATCTAATCGTAATGGGCGATGGTACGACTTCTAAAGCTTGGCAGCAGCAGCTTGAGTCTAATTTATTAAATCTGTCAGTAATTACCGTAAATGAGACCAACAGCACCCTAGAAGCTCGCGATCGCTACTGGATTATGTACCCTCCACAAGGACTACAGCGTTTAATCCCCCAAGGTTTACGAACACCTCCTCGTCCAGTAGATGATCTTGTGGCAATCATTTTAATTGAACGATATCTTGAATCAGTAATCAGTAATCAGTAA
- a CDS encoding DUF3146 family protein — protein MNRSYLPETVAHVRITQQSISMGKIEGEVQAAQYEWQFRWRFRHRQLSVQPSLGRALIQEPLERFLERCDHQLEAGGDYTFTVRTKM, from the coding sequence GTGAATCGTAGTTATCTACCAGAAACAGTCGCCCATGTCCGTATTACTCAACAATCAATCTCAATGGGCAAAATCGAAGGCGAAGTCCAAGCTGCTCAGTATGAGTGGCAATTTAGATGGCGTTTTCGTCACAGACAGTTATCAGTGCAACCTTCCCTTGGTAGAGCCTTAATTCAAGAACCTTTAGAGCGCTTCCTTGAACGTTGCGATCATCAGTTAGAAGCAGGTGGTGATTACACTTTTACGGTTAGGACAAAGATGTGA
- a CDS encoding GTP-binding protein, with amino-acid sequence MRDRLELEEALIGFEEITAELNYRQAQNSLRSLISNLDLTAEEQEGLESEIDRLTQMLDKLEQSVVQIAAFGMVGRGKSSLLNALVGQDIFPTGALHGVTRTIDRANWKLTPEQIADTSENLQRLTITGQGGEIQLLDTPGIDEVNGEAREALACDLAHRVDLILFIVSGDITQVEYRALSKLREAGKPMLLVFNKIDQYPEADRLAIYHKIKEERVRELISPDEIIMVAASPVEVRGVKDRMGKLKVERVRGVAQVETLKLKILELLEREGKSLVALNSMLFADEVNEQLVQRKLAIRDRAANALINQGMMLKAMTVALNPVTAIDLFSGAVIDVGIILSLSRLYGINMTQSGAVKLLKNIALSMGGISASELLATLGLSSVKGLLGLTIPATGGLSLAPYLSVAIAQGAVAGVSSYAIGQVTKTYLANGASWGEQSPKVVVQKILDSLDEKSILNRLKSELRAKLTN; translated from the coding sequence CTGCGCGATCGCTTAGAGCTAGAAGAGGCGCTGATTGGCTTTGAGGAAATTACTGCCGAGCTAAATTACCGTCAGGCGCAAAATTCTCTTCGCAGTTTAATCAGCAATCTTGACCTAACTGCTGAAGAACAAGAGGGTTTGGAGTCCGAGATCGATCGCCTGACACAAATGCTGGATAAATTGGAGCAGTCGGTAGTGCAGATTGCTGCTTTTGGTATGGTAGGGCGAGGTAAATCTTCTCTGCTCAATGCTTTAGTGGGGCAGGATATTTTCCCTACAGGAGCGCTGCATGGTGTTACTCGCACCATCGATCGGGCTAACTGGAAATTGACCCCCGAACAAATTGCTGATACTTCAGAAAATTTGCAACGTCTGACCATAACAGGTCAAGGTGGAGAAATTCAGCTATTAGATACTCCAGGGATTGACGAAGTTAACGGGGAGGCAAGAGAGGCTTTGGCTTGTGATTTAGCTCACAGAGTCGATTTGATTTTGTTTATTGTTTCAGGAGACATTACCCAGGTTGAGTATCGCGCTTTGTCTAAACTACGAGAGGCAGGTAAGCCGATGCTGTTGGTATTCAACAAGATCGACCAGTATCCTGAAGCCGATCGCCTGGCAATTTATCATAAGATCAAGGAAGAAAGAGTCCGAGAATTGATTTCTCCTGACGAAATTATTATGGTGGCTGCCTCCCCAGTTGAAGTGCGCGGAGTTAAAGATCGCATGGGAAAACTTAAAGTAGAAAGAGTCAGAGGAGTAGCTCAGGTAGAAACCCTCAAGCTGAAAATCTTAGAATTATTAGAACGTGAAGGTAAATCTTTGGTGGCACTTAACAGTATGCTGTTTGCCGATGAAGTTAACGAACAGCTAGTACAGCGTAAGCTGGCGATTCGCGATCGCGCTGCCAATGCCTTAATTAATCAGGGTATGATGCTCAAGGCGATGACGGTGGCACTGAATCCTGTAACGGCGATCGACCTATTTTCTGGAGCAGTTATTGATGTCGGTATTATCCTGTCTCTATCCCGTCTTTATGGCATTAATATGACTCAATCTGGGGCGGTAAAGCTCTTGAAAAATATCGCTCTCAGCATGGGGGGAATTAGTGCCAGCGAATTATTAGCAACTTTGGGTTTAAGCTCGGTTAAAGGACTTTTGGGCTTGACTATTCCCGCTACAGGCGGTTTATCTTTAGCACCCTATTTATCGGTGGCGATCGCTCAAGGAGCAGTGGCTGGAGTATCTTCCTATGCTATTGGGCAAGTAACCAAAACCTATTTGGCTAACGGCGCATCCTGGGGAGAACAAAGCCCTAAAGTAGTAGTGCAGAAAATTCTCGATTCTCTCGACGAAAAATCAATCCTCAACCGCCTCAAATCGGAACTCCGCGCTAAACTAACCAACTAA